A single window of Scomber scombrus chromosome 12, fScoSco1.1, whole genome shotgun sequence DNA harbors:
- the ccdc172 gene encoding coiled-coil domain-containing protein 172 — MSLDTLFQQILSTEQQLTEQTQRFKEVKVAIIRCNEKIKTATEKCEKISKELDVKAQRLSALKLQRDLMKKCEDQMLKQIEELLCQKNHLGERLAKIKRDSKEEQENFLQEISRFNSEFSLRGNSETVFKSQKHTEILNLQREVESLYKEMEVMSQRNSHMGSIQEEKRTLQLQLQGLKNIWKDLDRQLSEAEATTECLRAESLFVSQKPLTDSTCLRLRKELEMHKEGEQELLREALSSELQFLQSKLDSSQRSEQH; from the exons ATGAGTCTGGACACGCTGTTTCAACAAATCCTTTCAACTGAACAACAACTAACAGAGCAAACACAGAGATTCAAAGAAG TTAAAGTAGCCATCATCAGATGCAATGAGAAGATCAAGactgccacagaaaagtgtgagaaGATCAGCAAGGAGCTTGATGTGAAG GCTCAGCGGTTATCTGCGCTGAAGCTGCAGCGTGATCTCATGAAGAAATGCGAAGACCAGATGTTGAAACAAATTGAGGAGCTGCTCTGCCAGAAGAACCACCTCGGGGAACGTCTC GCCAAGATAAAGAGGGACTCTAAAGAAGAACAGGAAAACTTCCTTCAGGAGATCTCACGCTTTAACAGTGAATTCAGTCTTCgaggaaacagtgagacagtgTTCAAGAGCCAAAAGCACACTGAGATCCTGAACCTGCAGAGGGAGGTGGAGTCATTATACAAAG AGATGGAGGTCATGAGCCAGAGGAACAGTCACATGGGCTCCAtacaggaagagaagagaacGCTCCAGCTCCAATTACAAGGCCTAAAAAACATCTGGAAAG ACTTGGATCGGCAGCTGAGTGAAGCCGAAGCAACGACAGAGTGTCTGAGAGCAGAGAGCCTGTTTGTCAGTCAGAAACCTCTCACTGACAGCACCTGTCTGAG GCTGAGAAAAGAGCTGGAGATGCATAAAGAAGGAGAGCAGGAACTTCTACGAGAGGCACTCAGCTCAGAATTACAGTTCCTGCAGTCA aaGCTGGACAGCAGCCAGAGGAGTGAGCAGCATTAG
- the si:ch1073-126c3.2 gene encoding uncharacterized protein si:ch1073-126c3.2 — MALRGTLIWLCSLAVLSSPAASDETELQDCSSKAQLLDRLSADLKVVVECGEIPPSDWTPQRTAALLLSTRNLADTLHKHQLTECQGAEPKQCPEAEVPDNGGLACVTVANKRYCKPMCNHGYDFGFLRRSRLYDQCSEQTRFKWNSQYVGGSKLAVCNEASIRVAGAETAYFPKDCLTSKESSLPENSIVTDFIAELKKEGVQGEPQFSCFVCGRS, encoded by the exons ATGGCATTAAGGGGAACACTGATTTGGCTGTGCTCACTAGCAG TATTATCTTCCCCTGCAGCTTCAGATGAAACAGAGCTCCAGGATTGCAGCTCGAAAGCTCAGCTGCTGGATCGTCTATCAGCTGATCTCAAG GTGGTGGTAGAGTGTGGTGAAATCCCACCATCTGACTGGACTCCACAGCGGACAGCCGCACTACTGCTCTCCACGAGGAATCTGGCTGATACTCTGCACAAACACCAGCTGACCG AATGCCAAGGTGCTGAGCCCAAGCAATGCCCTGAAGCCGAAGTTCCCGACAATGGAGGGTTGGCATGTGTCACAGTGGCCAACAAGCGCTACTGCAAACCTATGTGCAACCAT GGTTATGACTTTGGTTTCCTCAGGCGCAGTCGTTTATACGATCAATGCAGCGAGCAGACAAGATTTAAATGGAATAGTCAATACGTAGGAGGAAGCAAGTTGGCTGTTTGCAATG AAGCGTCTATTCGAGTTGCAGGAGCGGAGACGGCATATTTCCCAAAGGACTGCCTCACATCTAAGGAGAGCAGCCTTCCGGAGAACAGCATCGTGACAGATTTCATCGCTGAGCTGAAGAAAGAAGGCGTTCAGGGAGAGCCGCAATTTTCCTGTTTTGTATGCGGACGATCGTGA